In Phocoena phocoena chromosome 19, mPhoPho1.1, whole genome shotgun sequence, a genomic segment contains:
- the EFCAB3 gene encoding EF-hand calcium-binding domain-containing protein 3 produces the protein MRMISQHLSTAYIVKPLRSSQLCDRVTVHMAVSDIKAKLKLNPSTKIPNFHGERDRDLPGPLPSQLQHKERKLSPSQMRAFQDAYNFFNKDKTGCIDLHGMMRTLAKLGVNLTKHDVCNELRCADIDRDGKVNFSDFIKVLTDNNRFLKAVVPETESCLDLAGNPGILLFEILSKLVETSALPRKALMEIVSYFRRKFQETTSEMVWTPYATGCGKRRFKPDICTPPSSSTATFANAARIAIMKEKDLFKFLEELKRCNPPSDSPYSKIPIFPLFPNVDGVVMGKPFKDIQKLEMLRRKEPLNFFENYFFHKKDWKTQAANTKPIDRASGYPTDILAIDQILKRKQNWTVADAAAIKQHVKRATDTYNLGIALEHRKQMLNLWRKIRGDLIGIDSKNESFYDTFSTYTWSWNVCQELLSPKDLRLYDAYVNRNSFHNSAFSSSSDISECDTGRRTKWKGFKGFRQ, from the exons ATGAGGATGATTTCACAGCACCTTTCAACTGCCTACATTGTCAAGCCTCTCCGGAGTTCTCAGCTCTGTGATAG AGTTACTGTCCACATGGCAGTTTCTGATATTAAAGCAAAACTTAAACTGAATCCTTCAACAAAAATACCCAACTTCCATGGCGAGAG GGATAGAGATTTACCAGGACCTCTGCCAAGCCAATTACAGCACAAAGAAAGGAAGTTAAGCCCTTCACAAATGCGAG CCTTCCAAGATGCCTACAACTTCTTTAACAAGGATAAAACTGGCTGTATTGATTTACATGGAATGATGCGCACGTTAGCTAAGTTGGGAGTGAATCTAACCAAGCATGATGTCTGTAATGAACTAAGATGTGCTGATATTGATC GAGATGGGAAGGTGAATTTCTCAGACTTTATAAAGGTGCTAACAGATAACAACCGCTTCCTGAAGGCTGTGG tTCCAGAAACGGAGAGCTGTTTAGATTTAGCTGGCAACCCAGGGATCCTATTGTTTGAAATCCTATCAAAGCTTGTAGAGACTTCAGCCTTACCCAGAAAGGCTCTAATGGAAATAGTAAG ctaTTTCCGAAGAAAATTCCAGGAAACCACCTCGGAAATGGTGTGGACCCCTTATGCTACAGGTTGTGGAAAAAGGAGATTTAAGCCAGACATATGCACACCTCCAAGCTCAAGCACAGCCACCTTTGCTAATGCTGCCCGGATTgcaataatgaaagaaaaggatttatttaaatttcttgaaGAGCTCAAGA GATGCAATCCTCCTTCAGATAGCCCATATTCAAAAATACCCATCTTTCCACTGTTTCCTAATGTGGATGGGGTGGTGATGGGAAAGCCATTCAAAGACATACAGAAATTAGAAATGCTAAGGAGAAAGGAGCCTCTGAATTTCTTTGAGAActattttttccataaaaaagactggaaaacacAG GCAGCAAATACAAAGCCTATCGACCGTGCCTCAGGCTACCCAACTGACATCCTCGCCATCGACCAAATACTCAAGAGAAAGCAGAATTGGACAGTGGCTGATGCAGCTGCTATTAAACAGCAT GTAAAGAGAGCTACAGATACCTATAACTTGGGAATTGCCCTTGAGCACCGGAAACAAATGCTAAACCTCTGGCGGAAGATCCGAGGGGATTTGATTGGGATAGACAGTAAAAATGAGTCCTTTTATGACACCTTTTCTACTTATACATGGTCCTGGAATGTCTGCCAAGAATTACTTTCCCCAAAGGACTTAAGGTTATATGATGCCTATGTGAATAGAAATTCCTTCCACAACTCTGCATTCTCTTCCTCTTCGGATATTAGTGAATGTGACacaggaagaagaacaaaatggaaaggctTCAAAGGGTTTCGACAATGA